A single Blastococcus colisei DNA region contains:
- the lgt gene encoding prolipoprotein diacylglyceryl transferase produces MTGVVDTLAAIPSPTQGVWELGPLPLRAYALCIVAGIVAAVLLTEKRWVARGGAPGDVLDIAVWAVPFGIIGGRIYHVISSPRAYFGEGGDPMRAFAIWEGGLGIWGAIALGGVGAWIACRRRGIPLPAFADAIAPGLLVAQAIGRLGNWFNNELYGGPTDLPWALEIYEWGGGRAVLGADGEPVLLGTFHPTFLYELLWNLAAAAFVIWADRRFRLGHGRAFALYVVSYCTGRLWIELLRTDPAETFFGVRLNVFTSIVVGLLALAYFFWQRGKPREVITRGAEAEATAATTDDRQRPATASSEDDHSPSGPT; encoded by the coding sequence ATGACCGGCGTCGTCGACACCCTCGCCGCCATCCCCAGCCCCACCCAGGGCGTCTGGGAGCTGGGGCCGTTACCCCTCCGCGCCTACGCGCTCTGCATCGTCGCGGGCATCGTCGCCGCCGTGCTGCTCACCGAGAAGCGGTGGGTGGCCCGCGGGGGCGCGCCGGGCGACGTCCTGGACATCGCCGTCTGGGCGGTGCCGTTCGGCATCATCGGCGGCCGGATCTACCACGTGATCTCCAGCCCCCGGGCCTACTTCGGCGAGGGCGGGGACCCGATGCGGGCGTTCGCCATCTGGGAGGGCGGTCTCGGGATCTGGGGCGCCATCGCCCTCGGCGGTGTGGGGGCCTGGATCGCCTGCCGCCGACGGGGGATCCCACTGCCGGCATTCGCCGACGCCATCGCGCCGGGGCTGCTCGTCGCGCAGGCGATCGGCCGCCTGGGCAACTGGTTCAACAACGAGCTCTACGGCGGGCCCACCGACCTGCCGTGGGCGCTGGAGATCTACGAGTGGGGCGGCGGACGGGCCGTGCTCGGCGCCGACGGCGAGCCCGTGCTGCTGGGCACCTTCCACCCGACGTTCCTCTACGAGCTGCTCTGGAACCTCGCGGCCGCGGCCTTCGTGATCTGGGCCGACCGGCGGTTCCGGCTCGGGCACGGGCGGGCCTTCGCGCTCTACGTCGTGTCCTACTGCACGGGCCGGCTGTGGATCGAGCTGCTGCGCACCGACCCGGCCGAGACGTTCTTCGGCGTGCGGCTCAACGTCTTCACCTCGATCGTCGTCGGCCTGCTGGCGCTGGCCTACTTCTTCTGGCAGCGCGGGAAGCCCCGCGAGGTCATCACGCGCGGCGCCGAGGCCGAAGCCACCGCGGCGACGACGGACGACCGGCAGCGGCCCGCCACGGCCTCGAGCGAGGACGACCACTCGCCCTCCGGGCCCACCTGA
- a CDS encoding IS982 family transposase — MDADLDTLATALYVRADDLLKAFPERAPARPRVGIAPKITDAELVTLAVMQALAGRPSEARWLRYAHAELRHLFPYLPLQPAYNKRLRRLADTIAWLITALARDTSLFTDDVWVVDSTPVECARSRETVRRSDLAGWAEYGYCASHSRLFWGLRLHLLCTLHGLPVGFALTGAKADERAVLLDILDADPALTADRREQVVIADKNYYGREFEGTLADAGLNLLRPARKGEAERPGTRFFRPLRQVIESINDTLKGQLDLEQHGGHTPGGVWVRVLQRVLALTAAIWHNDRIGAPVARCLTVYDH; from the coding sequence GTGGACGCCGATCTGGACACCCTCGCAACCGCACTCTATGTCCGCGCCGATGACCTGTTGAAGGCCTTTCCGGAGCGGGCTCCGGCCCGGCCGAGGGTCGGAATCGCCCCGAAGATCACCGACGCGGAGCTGGTCACGCTGGCCGTCATGCAGGCGTTGGCCGGCCGTCCGAGTGAGGCCCGCTGGCTGCGCTACGCCCACGCGGAGCTGCGGCATCTGTTCCCGTATCTGCCCCTGCAGCCGGCCTACAACAAGCGGCTGCGACGCCTGGCCGACACGATCGCCTGGCTGATCACCGCGCTCGCCCGCGACACCAGCCTGTTCACCGATGACGTGTGGGTCGTTGACTCCACGCCAGTCGAGTGCGCCCGCTCCAGGGAGACCGTCCGCCGCTCGGATCTGGCCGGCTGGGCGGAGTACGGCTACTGCGCCAGCCACTCCCGGTTGTTCTGGGGCCTGCGGCTGCACCTGCTGTGCACGCTGCACGGGCTGCCGGTCGGCTTCGCCCTCACCGGCGCCAAGGCCGACGAGCGCGCGGTGCTCCTCGACATCCTCGACGCCGACCCCGCCCTGACCGCTGACCGCCGCGAGCAGGTCGTGATTGCGGACAAGAACTACTACGGCCGCGAGTTCGAAGGCACCCTCGCCGACGCGGGGTTGAACCTGCTGCGCCCGGCACGCAAGGGTGAAGCCGAACGCCCGGGGACGCGCTTCTTCAGGCCATTACGCCAGGTCATCGAGTCGATCAACGACACCCTTAAAGGCCAACTCGACCTCGAACAACACGGCGGACACACCCCCGGAGGAGTCTGGGTCCGAGTCCTGCAACGCGTCCTGGCCCTGACCGCCGCAATCTGGCACAACGACCGCATCGGCGCCCCCGTCGCCCGCTGCCTCACCGTCTACGACCACTAA
- the trpC gene encoding indole-3-glycerol phosphate synthase TrpC: protein MNVLDEIVAGVREDLAAREALTPLGEVKAAALDARPALDALAALRAPGVGVIAEVKRRSPSKGELADIPDPAQLALQYAAGGARVISVLTERRRFGGSQADLDSVRAVVEVPILCKDFVVSSYQVHEARAHGADVVLLIVAALEQNALVGLRERIESLGMTALVEVHTEAEADRAMDAGASVIGVNARDLTTLQVDRSTFEKIAPGLPSGVVKVAESGVRGPHDLIGYAAAGADAVLVGEGLVTAGDARQAVADLVTAGSHPATPRTTR from the coding sequence GTGAACGTGCTCGACGAGATCGTCGCCGGCGTACGCGAGGACCTCGCCGCCCGCGAGGCGCTGACCCCTCTGGGGGAGGTCAAGGCCGCCGCACTGGACGCCCGCCCCGCCCTCGATGCGCTGGCCGCGCTGCGCGCCCCCGGCGTCGGCGTGATCGCCGAGGTGAAGCGGCGCAGCCCCTCCAAGGGAGAGCTCGCCGACATCCCCGACCCGGCGCAGCTGGCCCTCCAGTACGCCGCCGGCGGGGCGAGGGTGATCAGCGTCCTCACCGAGCGCCGGCGCTTCGGCGGGTCGCAGGCCGATCTCGACTCCGTCCGCGCCGTGGTCGAGGTGCCGATCCTCTGCAAGGACTTCGTCGTCAGCAGCTACCAGGTGCACGAGGCCCGGGCCCACGGCGCCGACGTCGTCCTGCTGATCGTGGCGGCGCTCGAGCAGAACGCGCTCGTCGGTCTGCGGGAGCGGATCGAGTCCCTCGGGATGACGGCCCTGGTCGAGGTGCACACCGAGGCCGAGGCCGACCGCGCCATGGACGCCGGTGCCTCGGTCATCGGCGTCAACGCGCGCGACCTCACCACGCTGCAGGTCGACCGTTCCACCTTCGAGAAGATCGCCCCGGGCCTGCCGTCGGGCGTGGTCAAGGTGGCCGAGTCCGGTGTCCGCGGCCCGCACGACCTGATCGGTTACGCGGCGGCCGGCGCCGACGCCGTCCTGGTCGGGGAGGGTCTGGTCACCGCCGGTGACGCCCGCCAGGCGGTCGCCGACCTGGTCACGGCCGGCTCGCACCCGGCCACCCCGCGCACGACCCGCTGA
- a CDS encoding Trp biosynthesis-associated membrane protein has product MTATARRELGAVVGGAVLAGALALIAGGGAWVGYTVERPAPLPPIEGTLSGADAAPLVPASGLVLLAAAVAVLAVRGWARLVLGVLVAAAGGVLTRSGLGALVTGVEPGDVGGWVGEVTVGGVTAWPVVAVLAGVLAVAVGVLVVLRGRTWPAMGRRYERATDPATGHTSATAPARPETDEDRAQAAWKALDRGEDPTA; this is encoded by the coding sequence ATGACCGCGACGGCACGGCGCGAGCTCGGCGCCGTCGTCGGCGGGGCGGTGCTGGCGGGCGCCCTCGCCCTGATCGCCGGGGGCGGGGCGTGGGTCGGGTACACGGTCGAGCGCCCGGCCCCGCTGCCGCCGATCGAGGGCACGCTCTCCGGCGCCGATGCCGCGCCGCTGGTCCCCGCGTCCGGACTGGTGCTGCTCGCGGCCGCGGTCGCGGTGCTCGCCGTCCGCGGCTGGGCTCGCCTGGTGCTCGGCGTGCTGGTGGCGGCGGCCGGCGGAGTACTCACCCGGTCCGGGCTGGGCGCTCTCGTCACGGGGGTCGAGCCCGGCGACGTGGGCGGATGGGTAGGGGAGGTCACCGTCGGCGGCGTCACGGCCTGGCCGGTGGTCGCCGTGCTGGCCGGCGTCCTGGCCGTCGCGGTCGGCGTGCTCGTCGTGCTCCGGGGCCGCACCTGGCCGGCCATGGGACGGCGGTACGAGCGAGCCACCGACCCCGCCACGGGACACACCTCCGCCACCGCACCGGCCCGGCCCGAGACCGACGAGGACCGCGCCCAGGCCGCCTGGAAGGCCCTCGACCGGGGCGAGGACCCCACCGCATAG
- the trpB gene encoding tryptophan synthase subunit beta produces the protein MTTTSPTTQPGERLLPARPGWPDATGHFGIFGGRFVPEALIAALDELTEAYEAMRVDPAFLSEFDRLQRDYTGRPSPVTEVPKFAEHCGGARVLLKREDLNHTGSHKINNVLGQALLTQRIGKTRVIAETGAGQHGVATATAAALMGLSCTVYMGEEDTRRQALNVARMRLLGAEVIPVTTGSRTLKDAINEAFRDWVTNVETTNYVFGTVAGPHPFPAMVRDFQRVIGDEARDQLLEREGRLPDAVLACVGGGSNAIGIFTAFVPDEGVRLVGLEAGGDGVDTGRHAATITGGSPGVLHGARSYLLQDDNGQTIESHSISAGLDYPGVGPEHSYLHDIGRAEYRAVTDAEAMEAFALLCRTEGIIPAIESAHALAGAMKLGRELGSDAVLLVNLSGRGDKDVETASRWFGLGDREDVDPGPGLDTDQQPTEGAVSQGDAVAGPDAGEEL, from the coding sequence ATGACGACGACCAGTCCGACGACGCAGCCCGGGGAACGTCTCCTGCCGGCGCGCCCGGGCTGGCCCGACGCCACCGGCCACTTCGGCATCTTCGGCGGCCGCTTCGTGCCCGAGGCGCTGATCGCCGCGCTGGACGAGCTGACCGAGGCCTACGAGGCGATGCGCGTCGACCCGGCTTTCCTCAGCGAGTTCGACCGGCTGCAGCGCGACTACACCGGCCGGCCCAGCCCGGTCACCGAGGTGCCGAAGTTCGCCGAGCACTGCGGCGGCGCGCGCGTGCTGCTCAAGCGCGAGGACCTCAACCACACCGGCTCGCACAAGATCAACAACGTGCTGGGTCAGGCCCTGCTCACCCAGCGGATCGGCAAGACCCGGGTCATCGCCGAGACCGGCGCGGGCCAGCACGGGGTCGCGACGGCGACCGCCGCCGCGCTCATGGGGCTGTCCTGCACGGTCTACATGGGGGAGGAGGACACCCGGAGGCAGGCGCTCAACGTCGCCCGCATGCGACTGCTCGGCGCAGAGGTCATCCCGGTGACCACCGGCTCCCGCACCCTCAAGGACGCGATCAACGAGGCGTTCCGCGACTGGGTCACCAACGTCGAGACGACGAACTACGTCTTCGGCACGGTGGCCGGCCCGCACCCGTTCCCGGCGATGGTCCGCGACTTCCAGCGGGTCATCGGCGACGAGGCGCGCGACCAGCTGCTCGAGCGGGAGGGCCGGTTGCCCGACGCCGTCCTGGCCTGTGTCGGAGGCGGGTCCAACGCCATCGGGATCTTCACCGCCTTCGTGCCCGACGAGGGGGTGCGGCTGGTGGGCCTCGAGGCCGGCGGCGACGGCGTGGACACCGGCCGGCACGCGGCGACGATCACCGGCGGCTCACCGGGGGTCCTGCACGGCGCGCGGTCCTACCTGCTGCAGGACGACAACGGCCAGACGATCGAGTCGCACTCGATCAGCGCCGGCCTCGACTACCCCGGCGTCGGGCCGGAGCACTCCTACCTGCACGACATCGGCCGCGCGGAGTACCGCGCGGTCACCGACGCCGAGGCCATGGAGGCCTTCGCGCTGCTGTGCCGGACCGAGGGGATCATCCCGGCGATCGAGTCCGCGCACGCCCTTGCCGGGGCGATGAAGCTCGGTCGGGAACTCGGCTCTGACGCGGTGTTGCTGGTGAACCTGTCCGGCCGCGGCGACAAGGACGTGGAGACGGCGTCGCGCTGGTTCGGCCTCGGCGACCGCGAGGACGTCGACCCCGGCCCCGGACTGGACACCGACCAGCAGCCGACCGAAGGAGCCGTGTCGCAGGGCGACGCGGTCGCCGGTCCCGACGCAGGAGAAGAGCTGTGA
- the hisI gene encoding phosphoribosyl-AMP cyclohydrolase: MSVPSAEPALDPQVAALLRRDPAGLVAAVVQQHDSLEVLMLAWMDEEALRRTLTTGRATYWSRSRGEYWVKGETSGNRQWVREVRVDCDGDALLVLVDQEGAACHTGERSCFFRSLPAVEGEPS, encoded by the coding sequence ATGTCCGTCCCGTCCGCCGAACCCGCCCTCGATCCCCAGGTCGCCGCGCTGCTGCGCCGCGATCCGGCCGGCCTGGTGGCCGCCGTCGTCCAGCAGCACGACAGCCTCGAGGTCCTGATGCTCGCGTGGATGGACGAGGAGGCGCTCCGCCGGACCCTGACCACGGGACGCGCCACCTACTGGTCGCGCAGCCGCGGGGAGTACTGGGTCAAGGGCGAGACCTCCGGCAACCGCCAGTGGGTGCGTGAGGTCCGCGTGGACTGCGACGGCGACGCGCTGCTCGTGCTGGTGGACCAGGAGGGCGCCGCCTGTCACACCGGCGAGCGCAGCTGCTTCTTCCGGTCGCTCCCGGCGGTCGAGGGAGAGCCGTCGTGA
- the trpA gene encoding tryptophan synthase subunit alpha has translation MSALRNRIAAARADERAALIAYLPVGYPTVSDSIAAMVAAVEGGADVIEIGVPYSDPGMDGPVIQEAVDAAVRAGVGMRDVLQAVAAVAEAGAVPVVMSYWNPIERYGVERFAADLAAAGGAGAITPDLIPDEAADWLAAAEEHDLDRVFLVAPSSTDARLRSTTAACRGFVYAASTMGVTGTRATVGDAAETLVARTREAAPGLAVCVGLGVSNGAQAAEVAAFADGVIVGSAYVRELLEGRGADGVRALSEDLAKGVRS, from the coding sequence GTGAGCGCCCTGCGGAACCGCATCGCCGCCGCCAGGGCCGACGAGCGCGCCGCGCTGATCGCCTACCTCCCGGTCGGCTACCCGACCGTCTCGGACTCGATCGCCGCGATGGTGGCCGCGGTCGAGGGCGGTGCCGACGTGATCGAGATCGGCGTCCCCTACAGCGACCCGGGCATGGACGGGCCGGTCATCCAGGAGGCGGTGGACGCCGCCGTCCGGGCCGGGGTGGGCATGCGGGACGTGCTGCAGGCGGTCGCGGCGGTGGCCGAGGCCGGCGCTGTCCCCGTGGTGATGAGCTACTGGAACCCGATCGAGCGCTACGGCGTCGAGCGGTTCGCCGCCGATCTGGCTGCGGCCGGGGGAGCAGGCGCGATCACCCCCGACCTGATCCCCGACGAGGCGGCCGACTGGCTGGCCGCGGCCGAGGAGCACGACCTCGACCGGGTCTTCCTCGTCGCGCCGTCCTCCACTGACGCCCGGCTGCGCTCGACCACGGCCGCCTGCCGGGGCTTCGTCTACGCCGCGTCGACCATGGGCGTCACCGGCACCCGGGCGACCGTCGGCGACGCGGCCGAGACGCTGGTGGCCCGGACCCGGGAGGCGGCGCCCGGCCTGGCCGTCTGCGTGGGGCTCGGGGTCTCGAACGGCGCCCAGGCCGCCGAGGTCGCCGCCTTCGCCGACGGCGTCATCGTCGGCTCCGCCTACGTGCGCGAGCTGCTGGAGGGTCGCGGCGCCGACGGCGTCCGCGCGCTGTCCGAGGACCTGGCGAAGGGCGTCCGGTCGTGA
- a CDS encoding anthranilate synthase component I, producing MRFGVTSPSAEEFATLEQAVVPVTRKLLADSETAVGVYRKLAGNRPGTVLLESAEQGKRWARYSFVGVRSAGVLTERDGVTQWLGDDLPGLTDDLPEDPLAAVRTLARRLRSPRVDGLPPLTGGLVGYLGYDVVRRLERLPRTSTDDLGMPELAMMLVTDLAVLDHTDGSILLIANALRAGGGYDDAVARLDAMAADLTEAVPPGVAVLERADPPAVTSNLAPGAYEDGVERIREHIRAGDAFQVVLAQRFELTTDVEALDLYRVLRATNPSPYMYLLRFAGRESPFDVVGSSPEALVTVTGDAAVVHPPAGTRPRGATPEEDVRLAEGLLADPKERAEHVMLVDLARNDLGRVCVPGTVEVPDFMRVEHYSHVMHLVSTVTGTVAPEHDALDVFDATFPAGTVSGAPKPRAMEIIESLEPTRRALYAGTVGYVDASGDMDMAIAIRTAVLHQGRAYVQAGAGIVADSDAATEEAETRHKARAVLSAIATAEGLRELR from the coding sequence GTGAGATTCGGCGTCACCAGCCCGTCGGCCGAGGAGTTCGCGACGCTGGAGCAGGCGGTCGTACCGGTGACCCGGAAGCTGCTCGCCGACAGCGAGACCGCCGTCGGTGTCTACCGCAAGCTGGCGGGCAACCGGCCGGGCACGGTGCTGCTGGAGTCCGCCGAGCAGGGCAAGCGCTGGGCGCGCTACAGCTTCGTGGGGGTGCGCAGCGCCGGCGTCCTCACCGAGCGGGACGGCGTCACGCAGTGGCTGGGCGACGACCTGCCCGGGCTCACCGACGACCTGCCGGAGGACCCGCTCGCCGCCGTCCGCACGCTGGCCCGGCGGCTGCGGTCGCCGCGCGTCGACGGGCTGCCGCCGCTGACCGGCGGTCTGGTCGGCTACCTCGGGTACGACGTCGTCCGCCGGCTCGAGCGCCTGCCCCGGACCAGCACCGACGACCTCGGGATGCCCGAGCTGGCGATGATGCTGGTGACCGACCTCGCCGTGCTCGACCACACCGACGGCTCCATCCTGCTCATCGCGAACGCCCTGCGCGCCGGGGGCGGCTACGACGACGCCGTCGCGCGGCTCGATGCCATGGCCGCGGACCTGACCGAGGCGGTGCCGCCCGGGGTGGCGGTGCTCGAACGCGCCGACCCGCCGGCGGTGACCAGCAACCTGGCGCCCGGCGCGTACGAGGACGGCGTCGAGCGGATCCGGGAGCACATCCGCGCGGGCGACGCGTTCCAGGTGGTCCTCGCCCAGCGGTTCGAGCTGACCACCGACGTCGAGGCGCTCGACCTCTACCGGGTGCTGCGGGCGACCAACCCCTCGCCGTACATGTACCTGCTGCGCTTCGCCGGGCGGGAGAGCCCGTTCGACGTCGTCGGGTCCTCGCCGGAGGCACTGGTCACCGTCACGGGGGACGCGGCCGTCGTCCACCCGCCGGCCGGCACCCGGCCCCGCGGCGCGACGCCGGAGGAGGACGTCCGGCTGGCCGAGGGGCTGCTGGCCGATCCCAAGGAGCGTGCCGAGCACGTGATGCTGGTCGACCTCGCGCGCAACGACCTGGGCCGGGTGTGCGTCCCGGGCACCGTCGAGGTGCCCGACTTCATGCGGGTCGAGCACTACAGCCACGTCATGCACCTGGTGTCCACGGTGACCGGCACGGTGGCGCCGGAGCACGATGCCCTCGACGTCTTCGACGCCACGTTCCCGGCCGGCACCGTCTCGGGGGCGCCCAAGCCGCGGGCCATGGAGATCATCGAGTCGCTGGAGCCCACCCGCCGGGCGCTCTACGCCGGCACCGTCGGCTACGTCGACGCCAGCGGCGACATGGACATGGCGATCGCCATCCGCACCGCCGTCCTGCACCAGGGGCGCGCCTACGTGCAGGCCGGTGCGGGCATCGTCGCCGACAGCGACGCGGCCACCGAGGAGGCCGAGACCCGACACAAGGCCCGTGCCGTGCTGTCGGCGATCGCGACGGCCGAAGGACTGCGGGAGCTGAGATGA